From Erinaceus europaeus chromosome 9, mEriEur2.1, whole genome shotgun sequence, one genomic window encodes:
- the DPPA2 gene encoding developmental pluripotency-associated protein 2, protein MAYSNYENNEKNSFEQNIGEENVILTLVPVNEEPIEEYEIETTISSTAEVKPRRRRAPPILPLPTTLPPINEVHRDTLRNWCQQCKLSTDGQKIAVYQRLQKYAFFDSSQSVSEIPETTRMRPRPRSRKHTTEDKKARIRKSCQMNEKKRDTSNIVEVTSTAQEAMLAAWGRITARASQPKATLSHPVPSSVETFLPQATGIRWCIVHGRPLSADTEGWVRLQFHVGQVWVPNTPRRMIPLFLLPACTFSTPDLEDNLLCPECVKRNKKMMRRLITGKKEKQPDSNTPTPFLDDEEMSESP, encoded by the exons ATGGCATATTCAAATTACGAAAACAACGAGAAG AACTCTTTTGAACAAAACATAGGTGAGGAGAATGTGATTCTCACATTGGTTCCAGTCAATGAGGAACCTATTGAAGAATATGAAATAGAAACAACCATTTCCTCAACTGCTGAAGTCAAACCTAGGAGAAGAAGAG CTCCCCCGATTCTTCCCTTGCCAACTACTTTGCCTCCAATTAATGAGGTGCACAGGGACACTTTGCGGAACTGGTGCCAGCAATGCAAGTTGAGTACTGATGGCCAG aAAATAGCTGTTTATCAGAGACTCCAGAAATATGCTTTCTTTGACAGTAGCCAG AGTGTTTCTGAAATACCTGAGACGACCAGAATGCGACCACGACCACGTTCAAGGAAACACACAACGGAGGATAAGAAAGCAAGGATTCGTAAAAGTTGTCagatgaatgagaaaaaaagagatactaGTAATATAGTTGAAGTGACATCTACAGCTCAGGAAGCCATGTTAGCAGCCTGGGGAAGAATTACTGCAAGAGCCAGCCAGCCAAAAGCTACACTTTCACATCCAGTTCCTTCTTCTGTTGAGACCTTTCTGCCTCAAGCCACTG GCATCAGGTGGTGCATTGTCCATGGCAGACCTCTCTCAGCAGACACAGAAGGCTGGGTTCGTCTACAGTTCCATGTGGGTCAGGTCTGGGTGCCTAATACTCCCAGGAGGATGATTCCTCTTTTTCTGTTACCAGCCTGCACTTTCTCCACTCCAGACCTGGAAGATAATCTCTTGTGTCCTGAATGTGTAAAAAG GAATAAGAAAATGATGAGAAGATTAAttacagggaagaaagagaagcaacCTGACTCAAACACACCAACACCATTCCTTGATGATGAAGAGATGTCAGAGAGCCCATAG